The region GCAAAAGTAAGAATTAATGAATTAGCAGAAATGCTTGAACTAGGAGAAGAACTTACAAGACCTGTAAGAAAGTTGTCGTTAGGACAAAGAATGAAATCTGAAATCCTTGCTGCCTTATTGCATAAACCATCTGTCCTTTTTCTAGATGAACCTACTCTTGGTCTAGATGTAAATGCTCAAGCTAGAGTTCGTAGCTTTTTATCTGAATACAACAAAAGAACTGGTGCGACAATTTTGCTAACTAGTCATTACATGGCTGACATCACAGCATTATGTCCAAGAGTTATTTGTATTCATAAAGGAAAGCTTTTTTATGATGGTGACCTTGATTCACTGGCTAATTCCTTATCACCCTCTAGAGAAGTAAAAGTTGAATTGAAAAATCCATGTGCAAGTGAACGTTTTGAAAAATATGGTGAGATTCAAGATTTAAATGATCGCTTTGTCTGTTTATTAGTTTCAAGGGATAAATTGACAGATGTAGTAAGTAATCTATTAACTGATTTCGATATTATCGATTTAGAGATTAGTGATCCTCCTATTGATCAATTAATAGGAGAATTATTTATTAGAGGTGAAGTTAATTGAAAATATTTGGATTGTCTTTCAAGGTTATTAAGACCTTACTTACAACACAATATGCATACATGTTGGAATATCGCATCGAAATAGCTTTGTGGGCTCTTTCTGGAGTTCTACCATTTATTATGTTTTCTCTTTGGAGTCAAAATGATGTTGGTAATTCATTTGGTGTAAATGATATAGGTTTGGCTAGATATTTTTTAAGTGCTTTTCTAGTTAGGCAATTTTCAGTTGTTTGGGTTGTCTTCTCATTTGAGGAAGATTCTCTTTCTGGTCGATTATCACCATATTTGTTACAGCCTTTGCATCCTCTATTTAGATATGTAGCGTCCCACTTGGCAGAGCAGGCAACAAGACTTCCTTTCGCAATAGCTATAGCTATTACTTTTTTTATATTTAATCCATCATCTTTTTGGCTTCCATCATTACCTCAACTATTTCTTGCGTACTTATCAACTCACTTTGCTTTTACTATCGCTTTCCTTCTCCAAAGTTTAGTGGCTGCACTTTGCTTTTGGACTGAAAAATCTAGCGCTCTTGAGAGATTAATATTTGTTCCTTATCTTTTTCTTTCTGGTTTATTAGTACCTTTATCAGCCTTTCCTTCTACCGTTCTAAAAGTAGCAATGTTAACACCATTTCCCTATTTAATTAATTTTCCAGCAATGATTTTATCAGGGATGTCAGTTGATATTTTTAATGGCTTTTTAGCTCAGATTTTGTGGATTTCATTACTGATACCTTCTGTAAATATTCTTTGGAAACTTGGTGTAAAAAGATATACAGCAATGGGTGCCTAATATGAAGCGATACTTTAAAACTATTAGATTATTTTGGTCTACAGCATTTGCTTCTCAACTTGAATATCAATTAAATTTTTTGATTGAGTTGCTCGCTATGTTGGGAACCCTTTTGGGAAGTGTATTTATATTATCCCTTTTTTTTACTGGAGGAAGGCAATTAGGAGATTGGACTTGGGAATCAGCATTGGTTATTCAGGGTGTTTATACATTTCTCGATGGTTTAACCAATGCTCTTTTACGACCAAATTTAACCGAAATCGTTAATTACGTTAGAGAGGGGACACTCGATTATGTTTTATTAAAACCAATTGATAGTCAATTTTGGCTATCAATTAAAAAGTTTTCTTTTGCAGGATTGCCTGAAATTATTTTAGGCCTTTCAATTGTTTTTTGGGCGGCTATACAATCAGGTTCAACTTTTTCACTTTACTCATTATTTGTATTCATTTTTTCCTTATTCATCGGCTTTGTAATCCTTTATTCCGTTTGGTTCTTGATTGCTGCATCAAGTATTTGGTTTGTTAAGACATGGAATGCTACAGAAGTTCTTAGGGCTTTGTTGGCTGCAGGTAGATACCCTATTTCAGCTTATCCTGTTGTTTTGAGATTCATATTTACTTTGGTTTTACCTGTAGCTTTTTTAACCACTTTTCCTGCTGAGGCTATTCTTGGAGAACTTAAATTTAATATTTTATTTTTTGGCCTAATATTAAGTAGTTTATTTTTTATTTTTAGCAGACTCTTCTGGAAATTTGCTCTTAAACATTATACTTCTGCCTCAAGTTAAATATTTAACAAATTTAATTAACTCTTTTCCTTTGCTTCTGATATCATCCCTTTCATAGTTATGAACTGCTCCAACTAATATTGGAGTTTTAGTATCAAGTAAAGAAAATAGATTCTGTCTTTTGGGTAGTTTGATTTTATCTCCCTTCCTGTCTCCATCTAGTTGTTTAATATCAGTCTTCCTTACCTTGTGTCCTGTAATAGCAACTATTAGTGAAATATATAATTCCTTAAAGTCTTTAACTAAATCACTAAAATAACATTCTTTTTGTCCCCCACTACCTCACTGGGTTGTTGCTCATCTGTTCCCCAATATCATAACAGAAAAGTCAGTGGTGGGAAAGGTTTATCAGGTTTTTGGGTTTATTGGCCAATACCAAAGAATGAATTGAATATGAATAACAAACTAAATACTGAGAGGAATGAAATTCCAAACCAGCAAACTGTTTTTAGAATAATTCCATAACGAAATTGACTTTTTACTAATGAACTATTCATAGTATCCATAGCCATCCAGGCAAATAAAGGCGCTGTTAGGAAACTACCGGTCATCGCCCCGAAGACATAGTCTTTAACTCCAATTCCACCAGATTTGGCAATAAGAAGTGCACAAAGTGATGCAAAAACATGAAATATGATCCATTTCTTTAGACGTTTCTTTTCAGTCAAAGTAGAGCTGTTTCCCTTATCTTTGCGAGCAATTAAACCGTGAGCTGATGAGATACTCCTGGGATATGCATCTAGACATGTAAGCGTTGTGCTAAACATTGCTGCAAAAGCTGCAGGAACAATTATCCACTTTGCCCATCCACCAATGGATTCCGTATACAATCGGATTAAATTCTGAGCAAAACTAACACCTGATCCGCTCAGCATTTCATTTCCAGTGCCATACATTGTGTATGCACCAAGAATTAGAAAGAAAATAGCAGTAAGAACTGTGATGAAATATCCAAGATTGAAATCAAATTCTGCTTCTTTCAATGTGGCTGTATGCTTTGTTTCTTTTGCTCTGGAAAACATCCATAGTGATGGCCATATGCAAAGCTCTACTGGACCAGGCATCCAACCCATTAGTGGGATTAAAAAACCTAAGTTCGAGATAGTCCAGGGAGAGGGATTGCTATTAAAAAATGAAATATTCATATCACCAGCAGGGCCTTTTATTAGTAAAGATATAACAGCAAAAAATGTTAATAATGTAAGCAAAAATACAAGAATTTTAGATATCCTATCAAGAGCTTTATATTGCCCAATAAATAATATTAATGAACATAATATTAATATACCTATAGCCAAATCTAATGCAGGAAAGCTAGAAAAAATTACTATATTTTTTAATAGAAGACCCGTAACAAAGCTTACTGCTGAAATAGTAAATGTACCTGTAATTAATCCAACTATCAAATATATGGGTAAATAAAATTTATTACGCTTTTGAAATCCCTCTAAAAGTGATAGTCCTGTAACTGCTGTAAATCTGGTTCCGACAAGTAAAAATGGATATTTAACTAGATTTGTTAATAAAATAAGGCCAATGAGAGAAAATCCAAATTTTGCTCCTGCTGTAGTAGATGACATTAGGTGAGATCCGCCTATGCATGCTGCTGCTAAAAGAATTCCAGGGCCAAGACTTTTTCTATAACCAAGGGATTTACTTGAGACTACTTTTTCCATATATTTGATAAGTTATTTTTATTTTTACAATAAAATTAATTTTTTCAATTTAAGTACATAAAGTTTATTATTTTATAAATAGATATATTTTTATTAAATTGGCATTTCAAAGTCTATTTATTGCCTAGCTTCTATAGAATTTAATTAATGACTAAATCTGTTAATCTATATTTGGCATCAGGTGTAAGTGAAGGGGTTGGTTTTTGGGTGGTTAACTTTACAGAGGAGGCGGATATTTTTAATTCTCCTGGTGGTAAATTGCTTGAGTGCTATAGGAAGGAATTATTTGGTCTCCAAGGAGCAATTGATGTTAAGGAAGCAATTAATACAACATTAGATATTCTTTCTTTTGATTCGAGGTTTGATCAATATAAATTGGATAGTTATAATACAGGTTATTCTTCCGAGATTCCCATTAACATTATTGAGGATATTTTTGATCTATGGGCATATAATTATAACAATCAAATTCTATGGAAAAAATATATAGGACTATTGAATCTTAGGAAAAAAATAAAAACAAATAATAATTATATTAATATAGGATTAAAAGGTGATACTTATAAATTTGCAATTAAATTAGAAGAATTGATGAGTTACAGGCCAGCTTATTTCTCATTTAGACAAGGTAAAGTTAATAATGATTTAATGTGGTGACAATGGATTAAGATCTAGATTTGTAATATAAATCTCTATCTTTATCGGCTGAATTTAAACTTTCCCAAGGGAAAACAATCCATTCATTGTCTTTAATATATTTATATGAATTCCACCATGTAGGTTGTTTTTTGCTAATCCATACATGAGTCTCTGAACCTTTTATATTTTTTATTTTCTCTAGTGTATGTCCAGTATCGTAAATATCATCAACTATTAGAGAATTCTTTCTGGGCTGGTCTAATAAAGGCAGTCCAAGTAAATGACTTAATGCAACGGCAAGACATAGACCACCCCTAGGGAATCCATAAACACCTTCAAATCTTTTGTTTTTGCATTTTTTATATATTGAATATGTGCATTCATCAAATTCAACCCAGTTTAATTTATTCATGTATATGATTTCTTTACTCTTAAAGTATTAAGTTTAAAACTTCCTAGATAAACTGTAGTAGCCCATAAACCCACCTATGGTAAGTATGCCAGCTATAGGAGCCGATAAATTTAATGGCGTTGCCCAATCATGAACCATCAATGAAGCTAACATAAGTAACGATTAATAGATTTTTATCAAAATACTACATCTAATATAGTTTTGTTATTTTAGTTCGCAATAATTCACAACTATATAGAATTATTAGTTTATTCAAAAATAATTTGATTCAAATATTTTTATTCTAAAGATATAAATGTATTTAATATATTTATATCTATGAACTATTTTTATTATTAGTTTCAAAAAAATTAGCAACTTGTTCATATACTTTTTGAAATAGCCATGAAATAGCAATAAGAGCAACAATTCCTAAAATTAGTGTTACTGCTGATACTCCAGCATCATTTGGACCATAATTTATAGCTGGATTAAATCCTTCCACGATGATTTTTAATAGGTTTTATCTATATTAATATTTTT is a window of Prochlorococcus marinus str. MIT 0917 DNA encoding:
- a CDS encoding ABC transporter ATP-binding protein, whose translation is MHNNPSDLIVVDQLSKYYRVANKQPGFKGTLKHFFDRKTYDVPAVTDISFKISTGEVVGFLGANGAGKTTLLKMMCGLIHPSTGLVDVGGFSPQRRQSAFLKEITLVMGQKQQLIWDLPPMDSLYVNAAIYGLSDQEAKVRINELAEMLELGEELTRPVRKLSLGQRMKSEILAALLHKPSVLFLDEPTLGLDVNAQARVRSFLSEYNKRTGATILLTSHYMADITALCPRVICIHKGKLFYDGDLDSLANSLSPSREVKVELKNPCASERFEKYGEIQDLNDRFVCLLVSRDKLTDVVSNLLTDFDIIDLEISDPPIDQLIGELFIRGEVN
- a CDS encoding ABC transporter permease; the protein is MKIFGLSFKVIKTLLTTQYAYMLEYRIEIALWALSGVLPFIMFSLWSQNDVGNSFGVNDIGLARYFLSAFLVRQFSVVWVVFSFEEDSLSGRLSPYLLQPLHPLFRYVASHLAEQATRLPFAIAIAITFFIFNPSSFWLPSLPQLFLAYLSTHFAFTIAFLLQSLVAALCFWTEKSSALERLIFVPYLFLSGLLVPLSAFPSTVLKVAMLTPFPYLINFPAMILSGMSVDIFNGFLAQILWISLLIPSVNILWKLGVKRYTAMGA
- a CDS encoding ABC transporter permease, whose translation is MKRYFKTIRLFWSTAFASQLEYQLNFLIELLAMLGTLLGSVFILSLFFTGGRQLGDWTWESALVIQGVYTFLDGLTNALLRPNLTEIVNYVREGTLDYVLLKPIDSQFWLSIKKFSFAGLPEIILGLSIVFWAAIQSGSTFSLYSLFVFIFSLFIGFVILYSVWFLIAASSIWFVKTWNATEVLRALLAAGRYPISAYPVVLRFIFTLVLPVAFLTTFPAEAILGELKFNILFFGLILSSLFFIFSRLFWKFALKHYTSASS
- a CDS encoding NRAMP family divalent metal transporter translates to MEKVVSSKSLGYRKSLGPGILLAAACIGGSHLMSSTTAGAKFGFSLIGLILLTNLVKYPFLLVGTRFTAVTGLSLLEGFQKRNKFYLPIYLIVGLITGTFTISAVSFVTGLLLKNIVIFSSFPALDLAIGILILCSLILFIGQYKALDRISKILVFLLTLLTFFAVISLLIKGPAGDMNISFFNSNPSPWTISNLGFLIPLMGWMPGPVELCIWPSLWMFSRAKETKHTATLKEAEFDFNLGYFITVLTAIFFLILGAYTMYGTGNEMLSGSGVSFAQNLIRLYTESIGGWAKWIIVPAAFAAMFSTTLTCLDAYPRSISSAHGLIARKDKGNSSTLTEKKRLKKWIIFHVFASLCALLIAKSGGIGVKDYVFGAMTGSFLTAPLFAWMAMDTMNSSLVKSQFRYGIILKTVCWFGISFLSVFSLLFIFNSFFGIGQ
- a CDS encoding josephin, which codes for MTKSVNLYLASGVSEGVGFWVVNFTEEADIFNSPGGKLLECYRKELFGLQGAIDVKEAINTTLDILSFDSRFDQYKLDSYNTGYSSEIPINIIEDIFDLWAYNYNNQILWKKYIGLLNLRKKIKTNNNYINIGLKGDTYKFAIKLEELMSYRPAYFSFRQGKVNNDLMW
- a CDS encoding phosphoribosyltransferase, whose protein sequence is MNKLNWVEFDECTYSIYKKCKNKRFEGVYGFPRGGLCLAVALSHLLGLPLLDQPRKNSLIVDDIYDTGHTLEKIKNIKGSETHVWISKKQPTWWNSYKYIKDNEWIVFPWESLNSADKDRDLYYKSRS